Proteins encoded within one genomic window of Flavobacterium gilvum:
- a CDS encoding PUR family DNA/RNA-binding protein translates to MRENDILEKDEIFSKVLRAGRRTYFFDVRATKADDYYITITESKKFTEEDGSFHFKKHKIYLYKEDFTAFSEILEDMTSYVLNHKGEEVISERHQKDFKKEYSSDKTSEDNIPNTSSFTDIEFDDI, encoded by the coding sequence ATGAGAGAAAATGATATATTAGAAAAAGACGAAATCTTTTCAAAAGTTTTAAGAGCTGGTAGAAGAACGTATTTCTTTGACGTAAGAGCTACCAAAGCTGACGATTATTATATTACGATTACCGAAAGCAAAAAATTCACAGAAGAAGACGGATCTTTTCACTTTAAAAAACATAAAATTTATTTATACAAAGAAGATTTCACCGCATTTTCAGAAATTTTAGAAGACATGACTTCTTATGTTTTGAACCACAAAGGGGAAGAAGTGATCTCTGAAAGACACCAAAAAGATTTCAAAAAAGAATATTCTTCAGACAAAACAAGCGAAGATAATATTCCAAATACTTCCAGTTTTACAGATATCGAATTTGACGATATTTAA
- a CDS encoding ABC transporter ATP-binding protein, with protein sequence MKELQYLNKYFIKYKYSFSLGIIITIIAQIFSLFTPKLISKSFNEIEAYAKNKSVDPSVISQELISNILLIIATTIIAGFLTFLMRQTLIVMSRHIEFDLKNEVFRQYENLSLNFYKQNRTGDLMNRISEDVSKVRMYVGPAVMYSINTFIRFAIVIGYMYNVSPKLTLYTILPLPILSYCIFKLSSEINKRSTTFQQYLSKVSSYTQEVFSGIRVIKAYSLEDQHQSNINNLANESKSKSLSLAKVQALFGPLMIALIGVSNLVVIYFGGLMYIHGSIKSIGTIAEFILYVNMLTWPVASLGWVSSMVQEAEASQKRLNEFLKIQPEIQNKNTQKTKIEGSITFENVSFTYEDTQIKALQNISFTVNKGETLAILGKTGSGKSTVLALLSRLYDVTGGKILIDNKEIDQLNLFDLRNSIGVVPQDAFLFSDTIKNNIKFGKENATDQEVEAVAKSAVVHDNIIGFNKGYDTILGERGITLSGGQKQRVSIARAIIKNPEILLFDDCLSAVDTETEEAILNNLFQICRNKTTIIVSHRVSSAKNADKIIILDDGKIIEQGSHNQLINQNGYYSALYLKQLSEKELL encoded by the coding sequence ATGAAAGAATTACAATATTTAAATAAATATTTCATTAAGTACAAATACAGCTTTTCACTCGGCATAATTATAACCATAATCGCACAAATATTTTCATTATTCACACCAAAACTAATCAGTAAATCATTTAATGAAATTGAAGCTTATGCCAAAAACAAATCTGTAGATCCCAGTGTCATAAGCCAGGAATTGATTAGTAACATCCTGTTAATCATTGCAACAACGATTATTGCCGGCTTTCTAACGTTCCTGATGCGTCAGACTTTGATTGTAATGTCACGCCATATCGAATTTGATTTGAAAAATGAAGTTTTTCGTCAATACGAAAATCTCTCCCTGAATTTCTACAAACAAAATCGTACAGGCGATTTAATGAATCGTATAAGCGAAGATGTTTCCAAAGTAAGAATGTATGTGGGCCCCGCAGTTATGTATTCTATAAATACCTTTATCCGCTTCGCTATCGTGATAGGTTATATGTACAACGTATCTCCAAAACTGACATTATATACTATATTACCTTTGCCGATATTATCCTATTGCATCTTCAAATTGAGTTCTGAAATCAACAAAAGATCAACAACATTCCAACAATATTTATCCAAAGTTTCTAGTTACACCCAAGAAGTTTTTTCGGGAATACGTGTTATAAAAGCTTATTCGCTGGAAGACCAGCACCAATCCAATATTAATAATTTGGCCAATGAAAGCAAAAGCAAAAGTTTGAGTTTAGCCAAAGTTCAAGCGCTTTTTGGCCCTTTGATGATTGCCCTTATCGGTGTGAGTAACTTGGTGGTAATTTATTTTGGTGGTTTAATGTACATTCATGGCTCGATAAAAAGTATAGGAACCATTGCCGAATTTATACTGTATGTCAATATGCTGACCTGGCCGGTAGCTTCTTTAGGATGGGTTTCATCAATGGTTCAGGAAGCTGAAGCTTCGCAAAAAAGGCTGAATGAATTTTTGAAAATACAACCAGAAATACAAAACAAAAACACTCAAAAAACCAAAATAGAAGGCAGCATCACATTTGAAAATGTAAGCTTTACTTACGAAGATACCCAGATAAAAGCTTTGCAAAATATTTCCTTTACTGTAAACAAAGGGGAAACATTGGCTATTTTGGGAAAAACAGGTTCGGGAAAATCAACGGTTTTAGCCTTATTATCCCGACTGTATGATGTTACTGGTGGTAAAATTTTGATAGACAACAAAGAAATCGATCAACTCAACTTATTTGATTTGCGTAACAGCATCGGGGTCGTTCCCCAAGACGCTTTTTTGTTTTCGGATACTATCAAGAATAACATCAAATTTGGAAAAGAAAATGCCACCGATCAGGAAGTTGAGGCTGTCGCCAAAAGTGCAGTTGTGCATGATAATATCATCGGTTTCAACAAGGGATATGATACGATTTTGGGCGAAAGAGGAATCACACTTTCGGGAGGACAAAAGCAGCGGGTTTCCATTGCGAGAGCCATTATAAAAAATCCTGAAATTTTACTTTTTGACGATTGTCTCTCAGCTGTTGATACTGAAACAGAAGAGGCAATTTTGAACAATCTCTTTCAAATCTGTAGAAATAAAACTACAATCATAGTCAGTCACAGAGTATCATCGGCAAAGAATGCAGACAAGATTATCATACTCGACGATGGAAAGATAATTGAACAAGGTTCTCATAATCAATTAATAAACCAAAACGGATATTATTCGGCACTGTATTTGAAACAACTTTCGGAAAAAGAATTGCTTTAA
- a CDS encoding Glu/Leu/Phe/Val family dehydrogenase yields the protein MSTSVTTTKELQKMDPVFGQLSFNDHEQVVFCNDKDTGLKAIIGIHNSVMGPALGGTRMFNYANEWEALNDVLRLSRGMTYKAAITGLNIGGGKAVIIGDAKTQKTPELMRKFGEFVHSLSGRYITAEDVGMETSDMDLVRDVTPYVTGISEERGGSGNPSPVTAFGVYMGMKAAAKQQFGSEKLEGKKVLVQGIGHVGETLVEYLTKEGAQVFITDINEEKLYQVAAKYNAQIFTGDDLYTADVDIYAPCAMGATVNDATVNKIKAKVIAGAANNQLANENTHGLILQERGILYAPDFLINAGGIINVYAELAHYDKAEIMRKTENIYNTTLEIFDYAVAKGITTHQAALTIAQNRIDLRKIENSKK from the coding sequence ATGAGTACTAGTGTTACCACAACAAAAGAACTTCAAAAAATGGATCCTGTTTTTGGGCAATTGTCATTTAATGACCACGAACAAGTTGTTTTTTGCAATGACAAAGATACAGGATTAAAAGCAATAATTGGTATTCATAATTCGGTTATGGGGCCAGCATTGGGTGGAACAAGGATGTTTAATTATGCTAATGAATGGGAAGCTTTGAACGATGTTTTGCGCTTGTCCAGAGGGATGACTTACAAAGCTGCTATTACGGGATTGAATATCGGTGGTGGAAAAGCGGTTATCATTGGTGATGCCAAGACACAGAAAACACCCGAATTGATGCGCAAATTTGGAGAATTTGTTCATTCACTTAGCGGAAGATATATTACCGCCGAAGATGTTGGGATGGAAACTTCTGATATGGATTTAGTAAGAGATGTTACTCCTTATGTTACCGGAATTTCGGAAGAAAGAGGTGGGTCAGGAAATCCTTCGCCAGTTACAGCTTTTGGAGTTTATATGGGAATGAAAGCTGCTGCAAAACAACAGTTTGGTTCAGAAAAATTAGAAGGAAAAAAGGTGTTGGTTCAGGGAATTGGGCATGTGGGCGAAACTTTGGTGGAGTATTTGACCAAAGAAGGAGCTCAGGTTTTTATTACCGATATTAATGAAGAAAAATTATATCAGGTAGCTGCAAAATATAATGCCCAAATATTTACTGGAGACGATTTGTATACTGCCGATGTTGATATTTATGCGCCATGTGCAATGGGAGCGACAGTTAATGATGCTACTGTGAATAAAATCAAAGCCAAAGTGATTGCTGGTGCTGCCAATAATCAATTGGCAAATGAAAATACACACGGATTGATTTTGCAGGAAAGAGGAATTCTTTATGCTCCCGATTTCTTAATCAATGCTGGCGGAATTATCAATGTTTATGCCGAGTTGGCTCATTATGACAAAGCAGAGATTATGCGTAAAACTGAAAATATCTACAACACAACATTAGAAATTTTTGATTACGCTGTTGCAAAGGGAATAACGACACATCAAGCCGCTCTGACGATTGCTCAAAACCGTATCGATTTAAGGAAAATAGAGAACAGTAAAAAATAG
- the nusB gene encoding transcription antitermination factor NusB, whose amino-acid sequence MQSIYAMHQNGSDNLEKEEKFLFHSIDAIQDLYLIMLSSLIEICKKETVYLELASQKHLATKEERNPNKKFVNNSIFQILDENNSLSIALENRKINNWTLNDDYIILLLNAIKESDLYAKYMSNKVNTFEEDREFIVDIFTDVIVPNDKLYDYLEDDKLTWIDDIPLVNTHIIKQLKALKKGAEDNFRVPKLYKDVEDREFAKDLFRKTVLNETELAKEYVDKTPNWDSERIAEIDTIILKMAICEFLKFPSIPVKVTLNEYLELAKEYSTPKSSIFINGILDNLVKELETKKKIVKIGRGLM is encoded by the coding sequence ATGCAATCCATTTATGCGATGCATCAAAATGGTTCTGATAATCTTGAAAAAGAGGAAAAATTTCTTTTTCATAGTATAGACGCTATCCAGGATTTATACCTTATCATGCTTTCTTCATTGATTGAAATTTGCAAAAAAGAAACTGTTTATTTGGAGTTGGCAAGTCAAAAACATCTAGCAACCAAAGAAGAACGCAATCCAAACAAGAAATTCGTCAATAACTCCATTTTTCAGATTCTTGACGAAAATAATTCCCTTAGTATAGCACTCGAAAATCGCAAAATTAACAATTGGACTTTAAATGATGATTACATTATTCTTCTTTTAAATGCCATAAAAGAAAGTGATTTGTATGCCAAATACATGAGTAATAAAGTGAACACTTTTGAGGAAGACAGAGAATTCATCGTCGATATTTTTACAGATGTAATTGTTCCAAATGATAAGTTATACGACTATTTGGAAGATGATAAATTGACTTGGATTGATGATATTCCGTTGGTTAATACTCATATTATTAAACAGTTGAAAGCATTAAAGAAAGGTGCGGAAGACAATTTTAGAGTTCCAAAATTATACAAGGATGTTGAGGATAGGGAGTTTGCCAAAGATTTGTTTAGAAAGACAGTTTTGAACGAAACCGAATTGGCAAAAGAATATGTTGATAAAACGCCAAATTGGGATAGTGAACGTATTGCCGAAATTGACACAATTATCCTAAAAATGGCTATTTGTGAATTTTTGAAATTTCCTTCAATTCCGGTAAAAGTAACTTTGAATGAGTATTTGGAATTGGCCAAAGAATATTCTACTCCAAAGAGTAGTATTTTCATTAACGGAATATTGGATAATTTGGTAAAAGAATTGGAAACCAAGAAAAAAATAGTAAAAATAGGAAGAGGTTTGATGTAA
- the yajC gene encoding preprotein translocase subunit YajC yields MGQLGNILPLLLMFVVLYFFMIRPQQKRAKNEREFEGGLKVGDKIITKSGIHGKIVELSDSTLVIETMAGKLKMERSSISMELTATLSKKE; encoded by the coding sequence ATGGGACAATTAGGTAATATACTGCCACTTTTGTTGATGTTTGTTGTTCTTTATTTCTTTATGATAAGACCGCAACAAAAGAGAGCTAAGAATGAAAGGGAATTTGAAGGCGGATTAAAAGTTGGAGATAAAATAATTACTAAAAGTGGAATTCACGGTAAAATCGTTGAACTTTCTGATTCGACTTTAGTTATCGAAACGATGGCTGGAAAATTGAAAATGGAGCGTTCTTCTATTTCAATGGAATTGACTGCAACTTTGAGTAAAAAAGAGTAG
- a CDS encoding YdeI/OmpD-associated family protein encodes MKNEQWDIEVEILKEIIAKTELVETNKWGGCVYVYNNKNVVGVGGFKNFFTLWFFNGAFLKDEKKHLINANEGVTKSLRQWRFTSKDDINEKEILSYIQEAIENKKQGKINKPEKIRTEVIIPDLLQKELDTDSILNEAFLKFSPYKQKEFIEYIETAKREETKISRIEKIKPMILDNIGLNDKYR; translated from the coding sequence ATGAAAAACGAACAATGGGATATCGAAGTTGAGATTTTAAAAGAAATCATTGCCAAAACAGAATTAGTCGAAACCAATAAATGGGGCGGTTGTGTTTATGTGTACAACAACAAAAACGTGGTTGGCGTTGGTGGATTTAAAAATTTCTTTACCCTTTGGTTTTTCAATGGGGCATTTTTAAAAGACGAAAAAAAACATTTAATCAATGCCAATGAAGGAGTAACCAAATCATTGAGACAATGGCGCTTTACATCGAAAGATGATATCAACGAAAAAGAAATCTTGTCCTATATTCAGGAAGCGATAGAAAATAAAAAACAAGGAAAAATAAACAAACCCGAAAAAATAAGAACAGAAGTTATTATTCCTGATTTGTTGCAAAAAGAATTGGATACCGACAGTATTTTAAACGAAGCCTTCTTAAAATTCAGCCCTTATAAGCAAAAAGAATTTATAGAATACATAGAAACTGCAAAACGAGAAGAAACCAAAATCTCAAGAATCGAGAAAATAAAGCCAATGATTTTGGATAATATTGGCTTAAACGACAAATACAGGTAA
- the pepT gene encoding peptidase T, whose translation MQHIIDRFVSYVTIDTESDPSSNTTPSTSKQWDLANKLVEELKTIGLQDVTIDDKAYIMATLPSNVNHEVPTIGFISHFDTSPDFKGANVKPQIVPDYDGKDIILNAEQNIILSPSYFKDLLQYKGQTLITTDGTTLLGADDKAGITEIVTAMEFLINNPEIKHGKIRIAFTPDEEIGRGAHHFDVEKFGAEWAYTMDGSQVGELEYENFNAAGAKIIFKGKSVHPGYAKGKMINSLLIANDFINELPKDETPQETKGYQGFFHIHHLSGSIEETILELIIRDHNKFKFEKRKNLIAKIAKKINKQFAKQFGEDIVVAEIKDQYYNMKEKVLPVKHIVFIAEKAMREIGIKPIIKPIRGGTDGCQLSYKGLPCPNIFAGGHNFHGKYEYVPVESMQKAVNVIVKIAELTADGAYQQTETKSKKS comes from the coding sequence ATGCAACATATAATTGACCGCTTTGTAAGCTATGTAACCATCGACACTGAGTCGGATCCAAGTTCAAATACTACACCCAGTACCTCCAAACAATGGGACTTAGCCAATAAACTGGTAGAAGAATTAAAAACAATAGGATTACAAGATGTTACCATAGATGATAAAGCGTATATCATGGCAACACTTCCTAGCAATGTGAATCACGAAGTGCCTACGATTGGGTTTATCTCTCATTTTGACACCTCACCTGATTTTAAGGGAGCCAATGTAAAACCTCAAATTGTACCCGATTATGACGGTAAAGACATTATCCTGAATGCCGAACAAAATATCATCCTCTCCCCTTCTTATTTCAAAGATTTATTGCAATATAAGGGACAAACATTAATCACCACCGACGGAACAACTTTACTAGGTGCCGATGACAAAGCGGGAATTACAGAAATTGTAACCGCAATGGAATTCCTGATTAATAATCCAGAAATTAAACACGGGAAAATCAGAATTGCATTTACTCCCGATGAAGAAATAGGACGTGGTGCGCATCATTTTGACGTAGAAAAATTTGGAGCAGAATGGGCTTATACAATGGATGGAAGTCAGGTAGGAGAATTGGAATATGAAAATTTCAATGCTGCCGGTGCCAAAATTATTTTCAAAGGAAAAAGCGTGCATCCTGGATATGCCAAAGGAAAAATGATTAATTCACTGCTTATCGCAAATGATTTCATAAACGAATTGCCAAAAGACGAAACACCGCAGGAAACAAAAGGCTACCAAGGATTTTTCCACATACACCATCTTTCGGGAAGTATTGAAGAAACGATATTAGAATTAATTATTCGTGATCATAATAAATTCAAATTTGAAAAACGCAAAAACTTAATTGCCAAAATTGCCAAAAAAATCAACAAACAGTTTGCGAAACAATTTGGAGAAGACATCGTTGTTGCAGAAATAAAAGATCAATATTACAACATGAAAGAAAAGGTATTACCTGTAAAACATATTGTATTTATTGCCGAAAAAGCAATGAGAGAAATCGGCATTAAACCGATTATAAAACCAATTAGAGGCGGAACCGACGGATGTCAATTATCCTATAAAGGATTGCCTTGTCCAAATATTTTTGCAGGAGGACATAATTTTCACGGAAAATATGAATACGTTCCGGTAGAAAGTATGCAAAAAGCCGTAAATGTAATTGTAAAAATAGCTGAATTGACCGCAGACGGAGCTTATCAACAAACAGAAACCAAGTCTAAAAAAAGTTAA
- a CDS encoding SPFH domain-containing protein — MQLLLTNWWIFLIVLSLLFYKFVLRVFFGMVIVPEDRIGLVTKKFVLFGAAKSLPDGRIIATKGEAGFQAQTLAPGLYWGMWPWQYSVNMTPFTIIPEGNIGLVLSKDGAEIPTGRILAQKVNSDNFQDATMFLDNGGQKGRQSAFITTGSYRINTYLFEVAISPQIVISENMVGIVTAMDGEPIPIGQIAGKFVDEHNNFQDFDQFLKNGGNRGLQPQVILAGSYYINSWAIQIEQTPMTDVPIGYVGVVISYIGEDGKDVTGDSFKHGNIVSKGQRGVWMEPFGPGKYALNKYTTKLEPVPTTNLVLNWADARSESHNLDKNLSTITVRSKDGFPFNLDVSQIIHVPANEAPKVIARFGSMNNLVSQVLEPTIGNYFRNSAQESDVISFLSTRKERQESAKNHIKIVLDEYNVNAVDTLIGDIVPPESLMKTLTDRKIAEEEQKTYQTQRMAQEQRQGVEKETAIADMQKEIVKASQSVEIAQRTADATVKKAEGDATSLKLNVNAEAEATKMRANAEAEATKARAGAQAEATKLTASAEAERISKTGLAEAEKIMAIGKSTAEAYQLQVSAMGGDNFTKYKITEEIGKGKIKVIPDVLISGNNGTDGSMSGLLGLKLMEMMDSDKNTTIPKKGE, encoded by the coding sequence ATGCAACTTTTACTTACCAATTGGTGGATATTCTTAATAGTTCTATCCCTACTTTTTTACAAATTTGTTTTACGTGTTTTCTTTGGAATGGTAATCGTCCCTGAAGACAGAATTGGTTTGGTGACCAAAAAATTTGTACTCTTTGGAGCGGCAAAATCATTACCCGATGGCAGAATCATCGCTACAAAAGGGGAAGCCGGTTTTCAGGCACAAACGCTCGCACCCGGATTGTATTGGGGTATGTGGCCTTGGCAATATTCGGTAAACATGACTCCATTTACAATTATTCCAGAAGGAAATATTGGATTGGTACTGAGTAAAGACGGAGCCGAAATCCCTACCGGACGCATTCTTGCCCAAAAAGTAAACTCGGATAATTTTCAGGACGCCACTATGTTTTTGGACAACGGAGGACAAAAAGGACGTCAATCTGCTTTTATAACAACGGGGTCTTACCGTATCAACACCTATTTATTTGAAGTAGCAATATCTCCACAAATCGTAATTTCCGAAAATATGGTTGGGATTGTAACCGCAATGGATGGTGAACCAATTCCTATTGGTCAAATTGCTGGTAAATTTGTAGACGAACACAACAACTTTCAAGATTTTGACCAATTCCTAAAAAACGGAGGAAATCGTGGTTTGCAGCCACAAGTAATCCTTGCCGGTTCTTATTATATTAATTCATGGGCTATTCAAATCGAGCAAACTCCTATGACCGATGTGCCTATTGGATATGTTGGCGTTGTGATTTCCTATATTGGTGAAGACGGAAAAGATGTAACCGGAGATAGTTTCAAACATGGAAATATTGTTTCAAAAGGACAACGAGGCGTTTGGATGGAGCCTTTTGGTCCGGGAAAATACGCTCTTAACAAATACACAACCAAATTAGAACCTGTTCCAACAACCAACTTGGTATTGAACTGGGCCGATGCAAGAAGTGAATCTCATAATCTGGATAAAAACCTTTCTACCATAACGGTTCGTTCCAAAGACGGTTTCCCTTTCAACCTTGATGTTTCGCAAATTATTCACGTTCCTGCCAATGAGGCTCCAAAAGTTATTGCCCGTTTTGGAAGCATGAATAATTTGGTTTCTCAGGTTTTGGAACCAACTATTGGAAACTATTTTAGAAACTCGGCTCAGGAAAGTGACGTAATCTCATTCCTTTCTACCCGAAAAGAGCGTCAGGAATCTGCTAAAAATCACATCAAAATAGTTTTGGACGAATACAATGTTAACGCTGTTGATACTTTAATCGGAGACATTGTTCCACCTGAATCATTAATGAAAACATTGACAGACAGAAAGATTGCCGAGGAAGAACAAAAAACGTATCAGACTCAAAGAATGGCCCAAGAACAACGTCAGGGAGTAGAAAAAGAAACAGCTATTGCCGATATGCAAAAGGAAATTGTAAAAGCTTCCCAAAGTGTTGAAATCGCACAACGTACCGCCGATGCAACCGTTAAAAAAGCAGAAGGAGATGCAACAAGTTTAAAACTGAATGTAAACGCCGAAGCCGAAGCAACCAAAATGCGCGCTAACGCTGAAGCTGAAGCAACAAAAGCAAGAGCAGGCGCACAAGCGGAAGCAACCAAACTTACCGCTAGTGCCGAAGCAGAAAGAATATCCAAAACAGGTCTTGCCGAAGCCGAAAAAATTATGGCTATAGGTAAATCTACTGCTGAAGCTTACCAACTCCAAGTTTCGGCAATGGGTGGCGATAACTTTACGAAATACAAAATCACCGAAGAAATTGGTAAAGGAAAAATTAAAGTCATACCAGATGTTCTTATTTCTGGAAACAATGGCACTGACGGATCCATGAGCGGGTTATTGGGACTAAAACTTATGGAAATGATGGATTCTGACAAAAACACAACCATTCCTAAAAAAGGAGAATAA